From the Diospyros lotus cultivar Yz01 chromosome 13, ASM1463336v1, whole genome shotgun sequence genome, one window contains:
- the LOC127788164 gene encoding uncharacterized protein LOC127788164 codes for MVMVNTRRTRNCRQGNEVREERTEAPQGSQPHERNQEYGDRMIRVERILENMVVVMQGTRPTQPTGHINPRSPDISDRFQRLNPPIFRGKAGADPCESEYWVEQIEKIFDFIGCDEEDKVSCATFQLRDEADQWWKTMQRALRSPEGQGEPNVSWARFKELFNAKYFPLCKKMEKSREFMNLRQTEGMSVAQYEDRFTRLIKYMPIYNLDEEAKAQKFLGGLKMEIQQALSSVGPRTYAEVVFQAQTVESNHERMNSLRNESQNPTDRKFDRGSNLGPRGKNFKKKENCPKCQKSHSGKPCKIETPKCYNCGANDHMIRECTKGRVCYNCQRPGHVSKDCPQGKGPGQQGANKGSQGFRQGRVFNLSKEDVTLNPAVIQGTMIFLNTSVQVLVDPGSTHSFISHALTRCLELELEELSYPMVIATPLNKEMETRLGYKDGKISFGNGEWAIELISLDIQDFDLILGMDFLSKYNAKVDCRRKVVSLQDECGTWVKFRGQDSIGEIKRITVLKAIRMMENGAYGGPTRITSSSGN; via the exons ATGGTG atggtgaacacCCGTCGGACCCGGAACTGTAGGCAAGGAAATGAAGTTCGGGAGGAAAGGACAGAGGCACCCCAGGGTAGCCAACCGCATGAGAGGAATCAAGAATATGGAGATCGGATGATCCGAGTCGAGCGGATTCTTGAGAACATGGTTGTCGTCATGCAAGGGACACGACCTACACAGCCAACGGGGCATATCAATCCCCGAAGTCCAGATATCAGCGACCGATTTCAGCGACTGAATCCACCCATTTTTCGAGGGAAAGCAGGAGCCGATCCTTGCGAAAGCGAGTATTGGGTGGAACAAATCGAGAAAATCTTTGACTTCATTGGCTGTGATGAGGAGGATAAGGTTAGTTGTGCCACTTTCCAACTTCGAGACGAGGCAGATCAATGGTGGAAGACGATGCAGAGGGCCTTACGAAGTCCTGAAGGGCAAGGTGAGCCAAATGTTTCGTGGGCGCGATTTAAGGAACTTTTCAATGCTAAGTACTTTCCTCTGTGcaagaagatggagaaaagcCGAGAGTTCATGAACCTGCGACAGACCGAGGGCATGTCAGTTGCCCAGTATGAAGATAGGTTCACACGTCTCATTAAGTATATGCCTATCTATAATTTGGACGAGGAGGCCAAGGCTCAAAAATTCCTGGGAGGATTGAAAATGGAAATTCAACAAGCCTTGAGTTCTGTCGGGCCACGCACGTATGCAGAAGTAGTCTTTCAAGCCCAGACTGTGGAGAGTAATCATGAGAGGATGAACTCCTTGAGAAATGAATCCCAAAACCCAACAGACAGGAAGTTTGATAGAGGGTCTAACTTAGGACCTCGagggaaaaatttcaagaaaaaagagaattgCCCTAAATGTCAGAAGTCACATTCAGGGAAGCCATGCAAGATAGAGACCCCAAAGTGCTATAATTGCGGAGCTAATGACCACATGATCCGTGAATGTACGAAGGGACGGGTGTGCTACAATTGTCAACGACCCGGCCATGTTTCCAAGGATTGTCCGCAAGGGAAGGGACCAGGTCAGCAGGGAGCAAATAAAGGGAGCCAAGGATTTCGCCAAGGTCGCGTATTCAACCTGTCAAAGGAAGATGTGACCTTAAATCCAGCAGTAATTCAAGGTACGATGATCTTTCTTAATACCTCGGTACAAGTACTGGTAGATCCTGGATCCACGCATTCATTCATATCTCATGCATTGACACGATGCTTAGAATTGGAGTTGGAAGAACTTAGTTACCCCATGGTGATAGCCACTCCTTTAAATAAAGAGATGGAAACCCGTTTGGGTTATAAGGATGGGAAGATTTCATTTGGAAATGGTGAGTGGGCAATTGAGCTTATATCCCTGGACATACAAGATTTTGATCtaatcttagggatggattTCCTATCTAAATACAATGCCAAAGTGGATTGTCGTAGAAAGGTAGTAAGCTTACAAGACGAGTGTGGAACTTGGGTGAAATTTCGAGGTCAGGATAGTATTGGGGAAATCAAGCGAATAACTGTGCTTAAGGCCAttagaatgatggaaaatggtGCTTATGG AGGacctaccaggattacctcctcatCGGGAAATTGA